TTGAAGCAAAGCGTTTGAGTAAGTAGTTTTACCCCTTATAAAAGAGGCCAACAAATCTCGAGATGCCTTATGAGAATGCATCTGTGCAGCGGCTATGAGTTGCACGTTTATTGCGGGAATTTCAAAGATTTCCCACGGTTCCGCGTGGACAATCTTTGTTCTGGCAGGTCTGGAGGACCAGCAGTCAATTGTGTCGTAGACATCTTTTATAATTACAAGGTAAAGTTCTATTTCGGCTCTCGCCGAATCATTATAACCACCTCCAGGTGCATCTATGCTTGCTTGGGAAAGAAATTCCGCCAGAGTTTTCTCCGGGTCAGGATGCCATTCGAAAGCCCCTGAACTCGGAGTCTGCGCAAGATTTGGGATAACTGGCATGGGAACTGTCCGAACTGGATGTTCGTTCCCAATTAAGAAGGCCGCAAAGGGGTCCATATCTTTGCGGGTGTTCGGTGGCATTTCAAGCCATCGACACAGAGGCACCGGGAATATGTTGCTTCCGGACAATACAGCTAGCGGAACCAAACTCGGCAACAATCGAGTGAAATTCAAATATGCAGAAATTTTCTTTCTGAGGAGTGATGAGTAGTATGGGCTAAGTAAGCTGTCCCAAAAATGACGATTTTCATGCTCAAACACCGTAGATGTAATCAGCCGTTCTAAATAATCCTTACCGCCTCTGGCTTTGCGGGCAGCCGGGTCTGTATAACAGTCCATAAAATAGTGTAGAGAGGCGGCATCAGAAAAATGGAACTGTAGCCCCAAAAATCGCGGATCCACACCTCCCTTCGGCGCCCTCATGCTATTTAGAGGATACTGTTCAACATTTCTTTCACCTCATGCTCAGTCAACGACTGAGAATACTCTAGAGGCTGTTATGAACCACTCATAACATGCTGGATCTGCTCGGCCTTCCGCAGGTAGGTCCGCTGGGGAAGGCCAGCAAAATCAGTTCTCTAGCACCAGGTTCATAACAGCCTCTAGCTTCACCATTCCCTTAGGCGTCTTGATCGTCATCATAACCTTCGGATTTTCACGGGCAGCTCCTCTTATGTAGTTGAAGAGATACTTCGGCGCAGAAGCGAGCCAGACTCCGCTGCGTACCACCGCCAGAATAGCTGCAAGGTCCCCTAAAGTCGGATCGAAATTGAGAGTATCTCCTTCGTCCAAACTTTCTCCCGTGCGCACAGGTCCTTCACTCTGCGACTGCATAAACTCCATGATGCTGCTGAGAGTGGCTTCATTACTGGTAATCTTAACCTGAATCGGAAAATCTGCCATTTAGGGTACCCCAGATCTGAGAGCCCGTTTGAGAATGCTGCGGGTGAGGTGTTCAGGCGTCCTCGCGTGCCCAGATGGGCTGGATGTGGACCAAGGAACATCGCGCACGGCAGGCTGGCTTTGAGCGGCGCCGCTACCCGACCGATCTGACGGATCAGGAATGGCGGGTTATTCGGCCTCTGCTGCCGCCCAGCAGCACCCGCGGCAGGCGGCCAGGCGTTGACCTGCGCGAGGTGCTGAACGCGATCCGCTACCTGGCACGGGCCGGGTGTGGCTGGCGCATGCTGCCGGTCCATTTCGGACCATGGCAGACGATCTATTGGTGGTTCCGGCGGCTCGCACGACGGTTCCTGTTCGCCACTCTGCACAACATCGCGCTGATGCTGGATCGTGAGCGGGTGGGGCGCGAGGCCAGCCCTTCCGCCGGGGTTCTGGACAGCCAGACGGTCAAGTCGCCCCAAGCACTGGGCGGCGGCGGCTTTGATGCCGCCAAGCGCCTCAAGGGCCGCAAGCGCCACATTGCGGTCGACACTGATGGCCGCCTGCTGATGGTCAACCTAACGACGGCCGACGTGCAGGATGCTTCCGGGGCGGAGCAGATCGTCAAGGCGATCCGCAAGCGCTGGCCCTGGTTGAAGCACCTCTTTGCCGACGGCGCCTATGACCGCGGCAAGCTGATGAGCGCTGCCGCCTTCCATGACTTCGTCATCGAGGTGGTGCGCAAGCTGACGGACCAGCAAGGCTTCCAGGTGCTGCCACGCCGCTGGGTGGTGGAGAGAACCTTTGGCTGGATGACCCGCTGGCGCCGCCTGGTCCGCGACTATGAACGCCGCTGCGACGTCTCCGAAGCCATGATCCACGTCAGCATGGGCGCGCTCCTCGTCCGGCGCATTGCTCACCCATGACCATTCTCAAACGGGCTCTGAAATCGCAACGTAAGGTCAGCTTAGTTCAAGCCGGCTCATTTCACCTGTCAAGGCCAGAGCTCGGGTCGCCAGCGCAGCCTGAGATCGAACTGCACTTCTGACGAAGGTGGGCCACCAAGCTATGGGCTTGTAGCCCAAAGGAAGCCGAGACGCTCATCACCTCTCAGATCCACCGCAGTGCCTTCTAAGCTATACTTGGGCCGAACTTGCTGAGAACTGGTCACGCAGATGGACATCTCTAAATACCTCTTCAACGCGACTCCGCGCGCGCCACAAGCCTTTGAATTTCGTTGGCTTAGAATCTGTGCTCGGAAGGTGTTCAGATGGTCCGCATTTGTGAGTTTAGGCTTGCAAGCTGCCAGTCCGTTTACGGCCAGGATTAACCCTTTGGATACCTCACCTAAACCGTCGCAGGTCCAGGAGGCTCAGCCTCCTGGCGGATAGGGGTCCGGGGGAAGGTGGCACCTTCCCCTGGCCGGGTGCCGCAAGCGCGACCTACCCCGGCCGCACCAGCAGGGTCATGCCTTGCACGGCGATGACCTCGACCCGCGCGCCGGGCTCGGCTTCCGCTGTCAAGCGCACGGGCCAGTCGGAATCGCCGATGCGGGCGCGGCCTTCCAGCCCCTGGGCTTCCAGCAGATGGCCGGTGCGGCCGACGAGGCCGGAGGCCGGGGTGTTGAGGGCGGCGGGTGCCGCGCGGGGGCGGAACAGGCGCAGGCTGGCGCCGATGCCGGCGGCCAGCAGCAGCATGAAGACCAGGGCGGTGGCGATGAAGCCGGGGTCGAAGGCCAGCAGCACCAGCCCGGTGCCAACCGCCGCCGCGCCGATCCAGATGAGGAAGGCGCCGGGCAGCAGCAGTTCCGCCGCCATGGCCAGCAGGCCCAGCACCACCCAGACGGCCCAGGGGGCGAACCAGCCGGCCATCAGGTGTTGGGCACGCTGGTGTTCGGCGTGGGGCGGGAGGCTGGCGGGATGGGGCGTGGCGGCGGGGGCGTGCCGGTGCCGGCGCGGAAGATTTCCAGCGCGCCGGTGATGCCGCCGGCAAGAGCGGATGCTTCCATCGGCACCACCACCAGTTTGGAGGCGGGGTTGGCGGCCAGTTGGCCGAAGGCCTGGATGTAGCGTTCACTGATGAAGTAGTTCAGGGCGGCGGTGCCGCCGTCGCGGGCGGCCTCGGCCACGACCTGGGTGGCGCGGGCCTCGGCCTCGGCCAGTCGCTCACGGGCCTCGGCGTCGCGGCTCGCGGCTTCCAGGCGGCCTTCGGCTTCCAGGATCTGGGCGGATTTGGCGCCTTCGGCGCGGGCCACGGCGGCCTCGCGGTCGCCCTGGGCGCGCATGACGGTGGCGCGGCGTTCACGCTCGGCCATCATCTGGGTGTTCATGGCGACGACGAGGTTGGCGGGCGGCTCGATCTTGCGGATTTCCACGCGCGTCACCTTCACGCCCCAGGGGTCGGTGGCGCCGTCCAGCACGGAGAGGAGGTGGGAGTTGATCTTGTCGCGGGAGGAAAGGGCGGAATCGAGGTCCATCTCGCCGATGATGGCGCGGATGTTGGTCATGGCCAGCGCCGAGAGGGCCTGGGTCAGGTTCTGCACCTGGTAGGCGGATTTCTCCGGGTCCATGACGCGGTAGTAGACGATGCCGTCGACGGAGACATTGGCGTTGTCGCGGGTGATGACGGCCTGCTCGGGGATATCGAGCACGATTTCCTGCACGTTCACCTTGTGGCCGATGGCGTCGATGAAGGGGATGACGAAGTTGAGGCCGGGCTGGAGGACGCGGGTGAAGGCGCCGAAGCGCTCGACGGTCCAGTTATAGCCCTGGGGGACGGTGCGGATGCCCTTGAAGGCGGTGAGCACCACCAGACCCAGCAGGATGATGGTGACGATCAGGCCGGCCGATGGTGCGTCCATGCCGCGGTTCCTCCCATGATTTGGGAGGCATCCTAGACCAGGGCGCGGGCGATGCCGAGCCGTGGCGGTGGCGCCACGGCAAGGCGCCGGGTCAGGCCGCCTGGGTGGTGGCGGGGCGCCCCAGCAGGCGGTTGATGTCCAGCGCATGGGCGCCGGCGCCCAGCCCGGCCTGCACCAGCATCAGCACGGTCAGGAGGAGCGGGAATTCCCAGCCGCCGCCGGTGTTGCTGAAGACCCAGCCGTTGCCGGCGTGCTGCAGGGTGGCGCCGATCAGGATGGGCAGGGTGAGCAGGGAGACGAGCCGGGTCCAGAGACCGAGGATCAGGGCGATGCCGGCCGCGGTCTCGGCCAGGGCGACGATGGCGCCGAGGACGGGCGGGTAGCCCAGGCTGCCGAAGAAGCCCATGGTGCCGGCGAGGCCGAAGGTCAGGACCTTCATGTAGAAGCCATGGGCGAGGAGGAGGATGCCGAGGCTGACGCGCAGCAGCAGCGTGGCATAGGGGGCGAGGCGGTGGTCGTTCATGGCGGTGTATCCTTCGGAGCGGCGGGGGAGCCTGTTGGCTCCTGGGTAGCCCTGCTCCAGCCCGGGCTTCCAACGCCGATCGGAAACGGTCATCATCACCGGCATCAATGGCCGACCTTTCCAACCTGGACCTGAACCTGCTGCGGGTGTTCGACGCGGTGGCGCGCGAGCGGCATGTGACGCGCGCGGCGCAGCGGCTGCACCTGTCGCAGCCCGCCGTGTCCAATGCGCTGACGCGGCTGCGCCAGACGCTGGGGGATGAGTTGTTCCTGCGTCGCCCCGGCGGGGTGGAGCCGACGGAGCTGGCGCTGTCCCTGACCGCCCCGGTGGCGGAGGTGCTGGACCGGCTGCGGGAGACGCTGGCCGCCCATGCGCCCTTCGACCCCGCGACATCGGACCGGGTCTTCACCCTCGGCTTCTCGGAATATGCGGAGGCGGTGCTGGCGCCGCCCTTGCTGGAGCGGCTGGCGGTGGAGGCGCCGGGGGTGATGCTGGCCATCCAGCATGCCGACCGGATCAATGCCATGCAGTTGCTGGAGCAGGACGGGGCGCAGATGGTGCTGGGCATGCTGGCCGAGCCGCCGGCGCTCTATACGCGGCTGCGCCTGCTGCCCGAGGCCTTCCTGGTGCTGATGCGCCCGGGCCATCCGCTGGCGGAGGGCGCGCTGACGGTGGAGCGTTTCGCGCGGTATCCGCACCTCCTGCACTCCCCCAATGGCTCCCGCGAGGGCGCGCTGGACCTGCCGATGCGGGAGGCCGGGCATCCGCGCCGGCTGGGGGCGGTGGTGGCGCATCTGGCGGCGGTGCCGGGCATCCTCGGGCGGACGGATATGGTGATGGCGATTTCCGCTCGCCTGGCCGTGCAGATGGCGGAGGCGCATGGGCTGGCGGTGCGGAATTGCCCGGTGGAGACGCGCCATACCCGCCTGTCCCTGATTTTCCACCGGCGCTTCGAGGCGGACCAGGGCCATGCCTGGCTGCGCCGCCTGCTGCTCTCCGTGGCGCGGGAGGCGTCGCCGCGGGAGGAATGCGAGCGGGTGCGGAAGAAGGTGAGCTGAGATACCCGGCCGGCGGGGCGCCCCCCCCGGCTTTTTCCGCGCCCGCGGCCGGAGGGTTGCCCGGCCCGGCGGACCTCCCGTTCAGCGCAGCACGACTGGCGTCTCTTCCGGCCGCTCCTGCTCCAGGTAGTCCTCGACGTAGAGGCGGTGCACCAGCATCATCCCCACGGCCGCGAGGGGCGTGGCCAGGGCCAGGCCCATGATGCCGAAGAGCGTGCCCATGGCCACCTGGGCCATGATGGTCAGTGCCGGCGGCAGGTCCACGCTGCGCTTCTGGACATAGGGGGTGATGAGGTAGCTCTCCACCGACTGCACCGCCAGGTAGAGCCCGATCACCGAGAAGGCGCCGGTCGCCCCGGAATCCAGCCCCAGCAGCACCGCCGGCACCGCCGCGATCACCGGCCCGATATTCGGAATGAAGGTCAGCAGCGCCGCGATCATGCCCAGCAGCAGTGCCAGCGGGATGCCCAGGGCCCAGAGGCCCAGCGTGGTCAGCACCCCCACCACGGCCATGGAAATGAACTGCGCGCCCAGCCAGCCGCGCAGGGTTCCGGCCACTTCCTCGCAGGTGGCGCGTGCCTTGGGGCGGAGGGAGGGCGGGAAGAACAGCTCGATGCCACGCCGGTACAGGCCGGGATCGACCGCGAAATAGAGGCCGAGGAAGATCAGCAGCACGGCATTGCCGA
This genomic window from Roseomonas marmotae contains:
- a CDS encoding IS5 family transposase, with product MWTKEHRARQAGFERRRYPTDLTDQEWRVIRPLLPPSSTRGRRPGVDLREVLNAIRYLARAGCGWRMLPVHFGPWQTIYWWFRRLARRFLFATLHNIALMLDRERVGREASPSAGVLDSQTVKSPQALGGGGFDAAKRLKGRKRHIAVDTDGRLLMVNLTTADVQDASGAEQIVKAIRKRWPWLKHLFADGAYDRGKLMSAAAFHDFVIEVVRKLTDQQGFQVLPRRWVVERTFGWMTRWRRLVRDYERRCDVSEAMIHVSMGALLVRRIAHP
- a CDS encoding NfeD family protein; protein product: MAGWFAPWAVWVVLGLLAMAAELLLPGAFLIWIGAAAVGTGLVLLAFDPGFIATALVFMLLLAAGIGASLRLFRPRAAPAALNTPASGLVGRTGHLLEAQGLEGRARIGDSDWPVRLTAEAEPGARVEVIAVQGMTLLVRPG
- a CDS encoding SPFH domain-containing protein — translated: MDAPSAGLIVTIILLGLVVLTAFKGIRTVPQGYNWTVERFGAFTRVLQPGLNFVIPFIDAIGHKVNVQEIVLDIPEQAVITRDNANVSVDGIVYYRVMDPEKSAYQVQNLTQALSALAMTNIRAIIGEMDLDSALSSRDKINSHLLSVLDGATDPWGVKVTRVEIRKIEPPANLVVAMNTQMMAERERRATVMRAQGDREAAVARAEGAKSAQILEAEGRLEAASRDAEARERLAEAEARATQVVAEAARDGGTAALNYFISERYIQAFGQLAANPASKLVVVPMEASALAGGITGALEIFRAGTGTPPPPRPIPPASRPTPNTSVPNT
- a CDS encoding DoxX family protein produces the protein MNDHRLAPYATLLLRVSLGILLLAHGFYMKVLTFGLAGTMGFFGSLGYPPVLGAIVALAETAAGIALILGLWTRLVSLLTLPILIGATLQHAGNGWVFSNTGGGWEFPLLLTVLMLVQAGLGAGAHALDINRLLGRPATTQAA
- a CDS encoding LysR family transcriptional regulator; this encodes MADLSNLDLNLLRVFDAVARERHVTRAAQRLHLSQPAVSNALTRLRQTLGDELFLRRPGGVEPTELALSLTAPVAEVLDRLRETLAAHAPFDPATSDRVFTLGFSEYAEAVLAPPLLERLAVEAPGVMLAIQHADRINAMQLLEQDGAQMVLGMLAEPPALYTRLRLLPEAFLVLMRPGHPLAEGALTVERFARYPHLLHSPNGSREGALDLPMREAGHPRRLGAVVAHLAAVPGILGRTDMVMAISARLAVQMAEAHGLAVRNCPVETRHTRLSLIFHRRFEADQGHAWLRRLLLSVAREASPREECERVRKKVS
- a CDS encoding AI-2E family transporter, encoding MRRRPVSVITFALILVLLVWQVPDALLLTFAGVLLGVFLRGGGDLLFQRFGFSGMARVLLFALLLLLGVGFALLAAPQLAEQASQLWQQLPRALAQITERLSRYSWGQQLLERAKPENLQLPSGGGSSAFALLGGTFGALGNAVLLIFLGLYFAVDPGLYRRGIELFFPPSLRPKARATCEEVAGTLRGWLGAQFISMAVVGVLTTLGLWALGIPLALLLGMIAALLTFIPNIGPVIAAVPAVLLGLDSGATGAFSVIGLYLAVQSVESYLITPYVQKRSVDLPPALTIMAQVAMGTLFGIMGLALATPLAAVGMMLVHRLYVEDYLEQERPEETPVVLR